A genomic segment from Nicotiana tabacum cultivar K326 chromosome 7, ASM71507v2, whole genome shotgun sequence encodes:
- the LOC142182626 gene encoding nicotine N-demethylase CYP82E4-like, which yields MYHLLSPIEAIVGLVTFAFLLYFLWTKKQSKILNPLPPKIPGGWPVIGHLFYFKNNGDDDRHFSQKLGDLADKYGPVFTFRLGFRRFLAVSSYEAMKECFSTNDIHFADRPALLYGEYLCYNNAMLAVAKYGPYWKKNRKLVNQELLSVSRLEKFKHVRFSIVQKNIKELYDGDSPMVKINLSDWIDKLTFDIILKMVVGKTYNNGHGEILKAAFQKFMVQAMEIELYDVFHIPFFKWLDLTGNIKAMKQTFKDIDNIIQGWLDEHIKKRETKDVGGENEQDFIDVVLSKRSNEHLGDGYSHDTTIKATVFTLVLDATDTLALHIKWVMALMINNKNVMKKAQEEMDTIVGRDRWVEESDIKNLVYLQAIVKEVLRLHPPAPLSVQHLSVKDCVVNGYHIPKGTALLTNIMKLQRDPQIWADPDKFDPERFLTTHAAIDYRGQHYELIPFGTGRRACPAMNYSLQVEHLSIAHMIQGFNFATTTNEPLDMKQGVGLTLPKKTDVEVLITPRLPPTLYQY from the exons ATGTATCATCTTCTTTCTCCCATAGAAGCCATTGTAGGACTTGTAACCTTTGCATTTCTACTCTACTTCCTATGGACAAAAAAACAATCAAAAATCCTAAACCCACTGCCTCCAAAAATCCCAGGTGGATGGCCAGTAATCGGCCATCTCTTTTATTTCAAGAACAATGGCGATGATGACcgccatttttctcaaaaactcggAGACTTAGCTGACAAATATGGTCCCGTCTTCACATTCCGGTTAGGGTTTCGTCGTTTCTTGGCGGTGAGTAGTTATGAAGCTATGAAAGAATGCTTCTCTACCAATGATATCCATTTCGCCGATCGGCCAGCTTTACTTTACGGAGAATACCTTTGCTATAACAATGCCATGCTTGCTGTTGCCAAATATGGCCCTTACTGGAAAAAAAATCGAAAGCTAGTCAATCAAGAACTTCTCTCCGTTAGTCGGCTCGAAAAATTCAAACATGTTAGATTTTCTATAGTTCagaaaaatattaaagaactataTGATGGTGATTCACCAATGGTGAAGATAAACCTTAGTGATTGGATAGATAAATTGACTTTCGACATCATTTTGAAAATGGTTGTTGGGAAGACCTATAATAATGGACATGGAGAAATACTGAAAGCAGCTTTTCAGAAGTTCATGGTTCAAGCTATGGAGATTGAGCTCTATGATGTTTTTCACATTCCATTTTTCAAGTGGTTGGATCTTACAGGGAATATTAAGGCTATGAAACAAACTTTCAAAGACATTGATAATATTATCCAAGGTTGGTTAGATGAGCACATTAAGAAGAGAGAAACAAAGGATGTTGGAGGTGAAAATGAACAAGATTTTATTGATGTGGTGCTTTCTAAGAGGAGCAACGAACATCTTGGCGATGGTTACTCTCATGACACCACCATCAAAGCAACCGTATTC ACTTTGGTCTTGGATGCAACAGACACACTTGCACTTCATATAAAGTGGGTAATGGCGTTAATGATAAACAATAAGAATGTCATGAAGAAAGCACAAGAAGAGATGGACACCATTGTTGGTAGAGATAGATGGGTAGAAGAGAGTGATATCAAGAATTTGGTGTATCTTCAAGCAATTGTTAAAGAAGTATTACGATTACATCCACCTGCACCTTTGTCAGTACAACACCTATCTGTAAAAGATTGTGTTGTCAATGGATACCATATTCCTAAGGGGACTGCACTACTTACAAATATTATGAAACTGCAACGAGATCCTCAAATATGGGCAGATCCTGATAAATTCGATCCAGAGAGATTCTTGACAACTCATGCTGCAATTGACTATCGAGGGCAGCACTATGAGTTGATACCGTTTGGTACGGGGAGACGAGCTTGTCCCGCAATGAATTACTCATTGCAAGTGGAACACCTTTCAATTGCTCATATGATCCAAGGTTTCAATTTTGCAACTACGACAAACGAGCCTTTGGATATGAAACAAGGTGTGGGTCTAACTTTACCTAAGAAGACAGATGTTGAAGTGCTAATTACACCTCGCCTGCCTCCTACGCTCTATCAATATTAA